From the genome of Vulpes vulpes isolate BD-2025 unplaced genomic scaffold, VulVul3 u000000671, whole genome shotgun sequence, one region includes:
- the SLC39A4 gene encoding zinc transporter ZIP4 yields MTARGPRALALLLALPLLAVGAPPARLLAALSSGRGALDRGALGSLLNTLADRAHCADGPCGKCLSVDDALALGGPETPGLPEGQVLAPRHIARLSAAAALYLSDPRGTCADIRAGRWAARADQLLALLEGPTALAPGLSRLLQRIQAQTAGWPAAEACVDLPHLLEEADRAGAPNSPGLVLAALLDHVSSGSCLRALPTPQYFVDFVFRQHGGETPNITLAELEALMQRLGVGRVADTDHSDHDHQRTGANYQGPVPLTTPNSSSSLWDTVCLSASEVMAVYGLSEQAGVTPESWAQLSPALLQQQLSGACSPQPRTPTRDQLSQAERYLYGSLATLLICLCAIFGLLLLTCATCRAASHYVIQTFLSMAVGALTGDAILHLTPKVLGLHSHSGEGLGPQTTWRLVAMLGGLYTFFLFENLFNLLLPLDPEGSKDGPCSHSHGGHSHGVSLQLTPSELRPPKQPHEGSRADLVAEESPELLSAEPRRLSPELRLLPYVITLGDALHNFADGLAVGAAFASSWKTGLATSLAVFCHELPHELGDFAALLHAGLSVRRALLLNLASALTAFAGLYVALAVDVGEDSEAWILAVATGLFLYVALCDMLPAMLHVRDQRPWLLFLLHNMGLLGGWTVLLLLSLYEDNITL; encoded by the exons ATGACGGCCCGGGGCCCGCGGGCGCTGGCGCTGCTGCTGGCCCTGCCGCTGCTCGCCGTGGGGGCCCCGCCGGCCCGCCTGCTGGCCGCGCTGTCCTCGGGCCGCGGCGCTCTGGACCGCGGGGCACTGGGCAGCCTGTTAAATACGCTGGCGGACCGTGCGCACTGCGCCGACGGGCCGTGTGGAAAG TGCCTGTCTGTGGATGATGCCCTGGCCCTGGGCGGGCCCGAGACGCCGGGGCTCCCGGAGGGGCAGGTCCTAGCACCCAGACACATCGCCCGCCTCAGTGCCGCCGCCGCCCTCTACCTCAGCGACCCCAGGGGCACGTGTGCAGATATCCGGGCTGGCCGCTGGGCCGCCCGCGCTGACCAGCTCTTGGCCCTGCTGGAGGGCCCCACGGCGCTGGCCCCGGGCCTGAGCAGGCTGCTGCAAAGGATCCAGGCCCAGACTGCTGGCTGGCCCGCTGCGGAG GCCTGCGTAGACCTGCCTCACCTGCTGGAGGAGGCAGACAGGGCAGGAGCTCCCAACAGCCCTGGCCTGGTGCTGGCTGCCCTGTTGGACCATGTCAGCAGCGGGTCCTGCCTCcgagccctgcccaccccccagtaTTTTGTAGACTTTGTGTTTCGGCAGCACGGCGGCGAGACTCCCAACATCACACTGGCTG AGCTGGAGGCCTTGATGCAGCGCCTGGGGGTAGGCAGAGTGGCTGACACCGACCACAGTGACCACGATCACCAGAGGACCGGGGCCAACTACCAGGGTCCTGTGCCCCTTACCACCCCGAACAGCAGCTCCAGCCTGTGGGACACA GTATGCCTGAGTGCCAGCGAAGTGATGGCTGTGTACGGGCTGTCTGAGCAGGCCGgggtgaccccagagtcctgggcccagctgagccctgccctgctccagcAGCAACTGAGTGGGgcctgcagcccccagcccaggacCCCCACCCGGGACCAGCTCAGCCAGGCGGAGA GGTATCTCTACGGCTCCCTAGCCACGCTGCTCATCTGCCTCTGTGCCATTTTTGGCCTCCTGCTCCTGACCTGTGCCACCTGCCGCGCTGCCTCCCACTATGTCATCCAGACCTTCCTGAGCATGGCCGTGGGTGCGCTCACAGGCGACGCCATCCTGCACCTGACACCCAAG GTGCTGGGGCTGCACTCCCACAGCGGGGAGGGCCTTGGCCCACAGACCACCTGGCGCCTCGTGGCCATGCTGGGAGGCCTCTACACCTTCTTCCTGTTTGAGAACCTCTTTAATCTCTTGCTGCCCCTGGACCCAGAG GGCTCAAAGGATGGGCCCTGCAGCCACAGCCATGGTGGCCACAGCCATGGGGTGTCCCTGCAGCTAACGCCCAGCGAGCTCCGGCCCCCTAAGCAGCCCCACGAGGGCTCCCGCGCAGACCTG GTGGCGGAGGAGAGCCCGGAGCTGCTGAGCGCGGAGCCCCGGAGACTGAGCCCAG AGCTCCGGCTGCTGCCCTACGTGATCACACTGGGCGACGCGCTGCACAACTTCGCCGACGGGCTGGCCGTGGGCGCCGCCTTCGCGTCCTCCTGGAAGACTGGGCTGGCCACGTCGCTGGCCGTGTTCTGCCACGAGCTGCCCCACGAGCTAG ggGACTTCGCGGCCCTGCTGCACGCGGGGCTGTCCGTGCGCCGGGCGTTGCTGCTGAACTTGGCCTCGGCGCTGACGGCCTTCGCCGGCCTCTACGTGGCGCTCGCTGTCGACGTCGGCGAGGACAGCGAGGCCTGGATCCTGGCGGTGGCCACCGGCCTCTTCCTCTACGTGGCGCTCTGCGACATG ctcccgGCCATGCTGCACGTGCGGGACCAGCGGCCCTGGCTCCTCTTCCTGCTGCACAACATGGGCCTGCTGGGCGGCTGGACCGTCCTGCTGCTGCTGTCGCTGTATGAGGACAACATCACCCTCTGA
- the VPS28 gene encoding vacuolar protein sorting-associated protein 28 homolog isoform X3, with translation MAELFAVVKTMQALEKAYIKDCVTPNEYTAACSRLLVQYKAAFRQVQGAEISSIDEFCRKFRLDCPLAMERIKEDRPITIKDDKGNLNRCIADVVSLFITVMDKLRLEIRAMDEIQPDLRELMETMHRMSHLPPDFEGRQTVSQWLQTLSGMSASDELDDSQVRQMLFDLESAYNAFNRFLHA, from the exons ATGGCGGAGCTGTTTGCCGTTGTGAAGACGATGCAGGCTCTGGAGAAGGCCTACATCAAGGACTGCGTCACCCCCAACGA GTACACCGCGGCCTGCTCCCGGCTCCTGGTCCAGTACAAAGCCGCCTTCCGGCAGGTCCAGGGCGCGGAGATCAGCTCCATCGACGAGTTCTGCCGCAAGTTCCGT CTGGATTGCCCGCTGGCCATGGAGAGAATCAAGGAGGATCGGCCCATCACCATCAAGGATGACAAGGGCAACCTCAACCGCTGCATCGCCGACGTGGTCTCG CTCTTCATCACGGTGATGGACAAACTGCGCCTGGAGATCCGTGCCATGGATGAG ATCCAGCCTGACCTGCGGGAGCTGATGGAGACCATGCACCGTATGAGCCACCTGCCTCCTGACTTCGAGGGCCGCCAGACGGTCAGCCAGTG GCTGCAGACCCTGAGCGGCATGTCAGCCTCTGACGAGCTCGACGACTCGCAGGTGCGCCAGATGCTCTTTGACCTGGAGTCGGCCTACAACGCCTTCAACCGCTTCCTGCACGCCTGA